A genome region from Tolypothrix sp. PCC 7712 includes the following:
- a CDS encoding DUF1822 family protein — protein MTYTTYNLDNFSVPLPIAQAARTIAQKFANQQPTPEKAAQVRLNTLAVLVVNDYLQMMEIETNLSAGDSWNPAMRLFADIADLVIPGLGRLECRPVGVLANTCAVPPETWEERIGYIVIQIDESLQEAKLLGFVASVDTEELSLSKLKSPEAFIEHLAQLKLSSASKPVNLSQWFAGIFESSWQTVEALWNSQAPELAYGFRGPETFEQETSHRLETITRRAKLMDFGIQIADKPLMLIVELCPQANDKTHIRLQLHPTGKLNFLPAGVQLTVLDDSGAVFLEAQARSADNYIQLQFRGVTKEIFSVRVAFNDISITEQFVI, from the coding sequence ATGACTTACACCACTTATAACCTAGATAATTTCTCTGTACCCTTGCCGATCGCTCAAGCAGCACGCACAATTGCTCAAAAGTTTGCCAACCAACAACCAACTCCCGAAAAAGCAGCACAAGTGAGGCTAAATACCTTAGCTGTGTTGGTAGTAAATGACTATTTGCAAATGATGGAGATTGAAACAAATCTCAGCGCTGGTGATAGCTGGAATCCTGCAATGCGATTATTTGCAGATATCGCCGACTTAGTTATACCCGGACTAGGTCGTTTGGAATGTCGCCCTGTTGGTGTTTTAGCAAATACTTGTGCTGTTCCCCCAGAAACATGGGAAGAACGCATAGGTTACATAGTTATACAAATTGATGAATCTCTACAAGAAGCAAAATTGCTGGGTTTTGTAGCCAGTGTGGATACGGAAGAACTGTCTTTGAGTAAATTAAAATCTCCTGAAGCTTTCATTGAACATTTAGCACAATTAAAACTATCTTCAGCCAGCAAGCCAGTAAATTTAAGTCAGTGGTTTGCTGGTATATTTGAATCCAGTTGGCAAACTGTCGAAGCATTGTGGAATTCTCAAGCACCTGAATTAGCTTATGGGTTTCGCGGCCCGGAAACTTTTGAACAAGAAACTTCCCATCGGCTAGAAACAATTACGAGGCGGGCAAAATTGATGGATTTTGGCATTCAAATTGCCGATAAACCCCTGATGTTGATTGTGGAACTTTGCCCCCAAGCTAACGACAAAACCCATATTCGCCTGCAGTTACATCCCACAGGGAAGTTAAATTTTTTACCAGCAGGAGTGCAACTCACAGTTTTAGATGATTCAGGCGCAGTATTTTTAGAAGCGCAAGCCAGAAGCGCCGACAATTACATTCAGTTACAGTTTCGCGGTGTGACTAAAGAAATATTTAGCGTCAGAGTAGCATTTAATGATATCAGTATTACAGAACAGTTTGTGATCTGA
- a CDS encoding CHAT domain-containing protein has protein sequence MKKLTQLSIASYSGENRRKIKFFRLFIYFIMALLCSLSSPIMAVVPGIAASSQPIVKEIANPASLLQQGKLLYDAGNFSEAVQVLQQAVKEYQTQGDRIKQAATLSNLSLAYQQLGAWQEAQKAITDSLNLLNTEQNSQSLQIFAQSLDIQGRLQLATGQAEAALITWQQAAKIYTQLKYEPGVVRTLINQAQAWRSQGAYLRAVEILEEAHQKLQSQPNSIEKAVGLRSLGDSLLAIGDGKKSEAVLKQSQEIAKSLPSNAELGAILVSLGNNARTQQQTTDAIAYYQEALQLSPSPLTKVQAQLNLLSLLIADKQHSTAETLVPAIQSQLAQLPPSRASIYAAINFAQSLNKLPTPHSATPVATTGGTPTDSLLKSGNPPTQLSSATHWLLSTLVQTRLIASLQLTTAIQQSRNLGDQKTEAYALGSLANLNEQAQNWQEAQKLTKQALVLAQTNNAPEIAYRLEWQLGRIFWAQKDLTKAIAAYDGAVATLNSLRRDLVAINQDVQFSFRDSVEPVYRESVELLLESQAGKANDKILDKARQRIEALQLAELDNFFREACLLGQSVALDQVVDKDNPNAAILYPIILPEEIQVIVKIPQKPLQHYSTKVPQGEVNQVLAELRRNLVSPTALNAVKTQGKQVYDWLIKPIESQLPENKVNTLVFVLDGALRNLPMASLYDGKQYLIEKYAIALSVGLQLLDPKPIEKQQLRALTAGLTEPPPDFPNFSPLPAIKSEVGLIAQAGVSTTNLLDEKFTQKALAKEVNQVPFNILHLATHGQFSSRAEDTFILAADGAINVKQFDRLLRTRDETKPEPVELLVLSACQTAAGDHRAALGLAGTAVRAGARSTVASLWQIDDQSTAIFVGDFYQQLQSKKVTKAQALRHAQLKLLQNSSYKAPSYWSAYVLIGNWL, from the coding sequence AAATTGCCAATCCAGCTTCCCTACTGCAACAGGGTAAATTGCTTTACGATGCAGGCAATTTTAGTGAGGCAGTGCAGGTATTGCAGCAAGCTGTCAAGGAATATCAAACTCAAGGCGATCGCATCAAACAAGCTGCCACTTTGAGTAATCTTTCCCTAGCTTACCAGCAACTCGGTGCTTGGCAGGAAGCACAAAAGGCAATTACAGACAGTTTAAATTTGCTCAATACAGAACAAAATAGCCAAAGTCTGCAAATATTCGCTCAATCTTTAGATATTCAAGGACGCTTGCAATTAGCCACGGGACAAGCGGAGGCGGCTTTAATAACCTGGCAACAAGCAGCAAAAATTTATACGCAGCTAAAGTACGAACCTGGCGTAGTGCGGACGCTAATTAATCAAGCACAGGCTTGGAGAAGCCAAGGCGCTTACTTGCGGGCTGTAGAAATACTAGAAGAAGCGCATCAAAAATTACAATCGCAACCAAACTCCATAGAAAAAGCAGTGGGATTGCGATCGCTTGGCGATAGTCTGTTAGCCATAGGTGATGGGAAAAAATCGGAAGCGGTGTTAAAGCAAAGCCAAGAAATTGCCAAGAGTTTACCATCAAATGCAGAGCTTGGGGCGATTCTTGTGAGTTTAGGGAACAACGCCCGCACACAGCAGCAAACAACAGATGCGATCGCTTATTATCAGGAAGCTCTGCAATTATCCCCTTCACCTTTAACCAAAGTACAGGCACAGCTAAATCTTCTCAGCCTACTCATCGCAGATAAACAGCATTCCACAGCCGAAACTCTAGTACCCGCCATTCAATCCCAGCTTGCACAACTCCCCCCCAGCCGTGCAAGTATTTACGCCGCTATTAACTTCGCCCAAAGCCTCAACAAACTCCCCACTCCCCACTCAGCAACGCCAGTTGCTACAACGGGGGGAACCCCAACGGACAGTTTGCTCAAGTCGGGAAACCCGCCCACGCAACTGTCCTCCGCAACGCACTGGCTCCTCAGCACTCTTGTACAGACGCGATTAATCGCGTCTCTGCAACTCACCACCGCTATTCAACAATCTCGCAATTTGGGAGATCAAAAAACAGAGGCTTATGCTTTAGGCAGTTTAGCTAATTTGAACGAGCAAGCCCAAAATTGGCAAGAGGCGCAAAAGCTGACTAAACAAGCATTAGTCTTAGCGCAAACCAACAACGCACCGGAAATAGCTTATCGTTTAGAGTGGCAATTAGGCAGAATTTTTTGGGCACAAAAAGATTTAACAAAAGCGATCGCAGCTTATGATGGAGCGGTAGCAACTCTCAATTCTCTGCGCCGGGATTTAGTTGCAATTAATCAAGATGTGCAATTTAGCTTCCGCGATAGTGTGGAACCAGTCTATCGAGAGTCTGTAGAGTTGTTGCTGGAATCCCAAGCGGGAAAAGCTAACGATAAAATTTTAGATAAAGCACGCCAGCGCATCGAAGCTTTACAGTTAGCAGAATTAGATAACTTCTTTCGCGAAGCTTGTCTTTTAGGACAGAGTGTGGCGTTAGATCAAGTAGTAGATAAAGATAATCCCAATGCAGCAATTCTTTATCCAATTATTCTCCCAGAAGAAATTCAGGTAATTGTCAAAATTCCCCAAAAACCCCTACAGCATTACAGTACCAAAGTTCCCCAAGGGGAAGTTAACCAAGTCTTGGCAGAACTGCGAAGAAATTTGGTTAGTCCGACTGCGCTTAACGCTGTTAAAACCCAAGGAAAACAGGTTTATGATTGGCTAATTAAGCCTATTGAATCGCAATTGCCAGAAAACAAAGTCAATACCCTCGTATTCGTACTAGATGGCGCATTACGCAACTTGCCAATGGCATCACTCTACGATGGCAAACAATATTTAATCGAGAAATATGCGATCGCTCTCAGTGTGGGATTACAATTACTTGATCCCAAACCCATAGAAAAACAGCAATTGCGAGCCTTAACTGCTGGATTAACAGAACCTCCGCCAGACTTCCCCAACTTCTCACCGTTACCTGCAATTAAATCGGAAGTGGGTTTAATTGCTCAAGCTGGAGTTTCTACAACTAATCTCTTAGATGAAAAATTTACCCAAAAGGCATTAGCAAAGGAAGTTAATCAAGTCCCCTTTAACATCCTACATTTGGCAACTCACGGACAATTTAGCTCCCGCGCTGAAGACACCTTTATCTTAGCTGCTGACGGTGCCATCAATGTCAAGCAATTTGATCGCCTACTCCGTACACGGGATGAAACTAAACCAGAACCAGTGGAATTATTAGTATTGAGCGCTTGTCAAACCGCCGCCGGCGATCACCGCGCCGCACTGGGTTTAGCTGGAACCGCAGTCAGAGCTGGAGCGCGCAGTACCGTAGCATCTTTATGGCAAATTGACGATCAATCCACAGCCATATTTGTAGGTGATTTCTATCAACAACTGCAAAGCAAGAAAGTTACTAAAGCCCAAGCTCTCCGTCATGCCCAGTTAAAATTATTGCAAAACTCTAGTTACAAAGCACCTTCCTATTGGTCGGCTTATGTATTAATTGGGAATTGGCTGTAA